From Abiotrophia defectiva ATCC 49176:
GTCTCCTTGATCCGCTTGTGCTTGAGCTGCCTGAGCCTGGTAATGAGCCAGACGTGCTTGGGCTTGTTGCTTAATTTGCTCTTGGTGAGCCAACTGGTTCTTAGCACTGGCTTCAGCCTGATAGGCATCAATTAAGTCTGCACGCAGGCGCTCAGCTTGATCTTCAGACAGGCCCGCAAGACTGGAACGCTCAGATTCCAACTTGGCCAGATGTTGCTTAATTTCTGCCATTTCCAACTGAACCTTGCCTTCTTCTTCCTTCAAGGCGGATAGGCGTTCAGTTAAGGCTTGGGCCTCTGCCTGATGTTGTTGGTAGCTCAGTTGCTTCTCATGTAAATTGGAGGTGTTGAACTGGATTTGTTGGTCCAGCATTTGTTGTTTGGCCCTAGTCTGTTCAATGACTTGAACCTGAGCTTGGTTGCGCTCTGAGGCTTGCTCAATCTGCTGGATATAATCTTCTAAGCTAGCTTGTTCTTGCTCCAGTTGGGCGGTTAAGGCCTCTAACTGGGCAGTTACTTGAGCTAATTCTTGGCTAACGGCCTGATTCTTAGCCTTGGCCGCTTGCCAGGCATCACGATATTGTTCAACCTGATAGACATAGAGGGAAATCTCTAATTGCTTGAGGGCTTCCTTCTGTTCCAAATAAAGCAAGGCCGCTTCTTGTTGTTGCTTGAGTGGCTTAAGTTGGAGCTCCAACTCATGAATAATGTCCCGCACCCGGCTAAGATGGTCGCTGGATTTGCTGAGTTTGCGCTCAGCTTCTTGCTTACGGAATTGGTACTTCTGGACCCCTGCCGCCTCTTCAAAAATAGAGCGACGTTCTTCCGGCTTATTGAGGAAGATGGACTCCACCTTACCTTGGGAAATCATAGCAAAGCTATTCTTACCCAAACCAGAGTCTAGAAGTAAATCGACGATGTCCTTGAGGCGGACCGCTTCATTATTAATGAAGTACTGGGATTCACCATTACGGTTGTAGGAACGCGTAATGGAAATTTCACTAAAATCATAGTCCAAGTATCGGTCTTCGTTGTTGAGGACTAGGGTGACTTTGGCTAGGTTGACCGCCTTACGGGCTTGGGTCCCGTTAAAGATGACGTCCTCCATCTTATTGCCCCGTAAGCTCTTAGCAGATTGTTCCCCTAAGACCCAACGAATGGCTTCCGAGAGGTTAGACTTGCCCGACCCATTAGGGCCAACGACCGCCGTCATTCCACGGTCAAATTCAATGACAGTCTTATCGGCAAAAGACTTAAAACCTGTCATTTCAATACGTGCTAAATACAAGGCTTAACCTCCCTTTTTAAGTGTTGAATTTGGCAACTTGAGGCTGCCGGTTTTTGGATCTACGGATGCCATACCCAACTCAGCCGCCTGCATTTCAGCTTGCTTCTTGCTGGAACCTTGGCCCGTGGCAATGAGTTGATCATTGACATAGAGCTCTACGGTAAAAATTTGGTCGTGGGCAGGACCCTGCTTATCTTTGAGGCGATAGTCAATCTGAACCGTCCCTTGCTTTTGAACTCGCTCTTGGAAGAGGGTCTTGTGGTCTTGAGTTACTCTGCCAAGCAAGAGTTGGTGTTGACTGAACATAACCCGGTTGAGATAGTCTTTGGCGACCTCTAAGCCTTGATCTTCATAGATTGCGCCGAGAACCGCTTCAAAGCAGTCAGCTAGAATGGAGTCACGCTCCCGACCACCGCTCGACTCTTCCCCCTTACCTAATTGGAGGAAGTGGTTGAACTTAAGTTGTCGGGCCAAGTAGGCCAAGCTCTTCTCTTGCACAATCTGAGCTCTCATACGAGTTAATTTGCCTTCGGGTAAGTTTGGATAGCTGTGATAGAGAAATTCACTGGATAGCAGTTCTAAAACGGCATCTCCCAAAAATTCCAAGCGCTCATAATGCGGTAAATGGCGTCTGGCTTGTTCATTTGCATAGGATGTATGGCGAAAGGCTTGTTGAATTAATTCCGGCTTATTAAAAGTCAGATTCAGCTGCTTCTCTATTACACGAATGGTCCGATTCATAGCCATTCACCTCCTCTGTATCATCCTATCTATTTTATCACGTTTGACCCCCTTTTGACAAAGGGAAGTCGCGCTATAATCTAAAACTATAAGGTCTAATAGTTATTTAACATAGGCTATTCGCTTACATTACCTTGAAAAGGTTTGAAAATAGGAGTAAACTGTTACGGTATCTTACAATTAATTATTTTGTGGAGGGATATAAATGAATCATTCCGTACTGCGTAAAGCAGCGATTTTAGGCCTGGCTGCCTTTACCTTGGCAGGGACCATCAGCCCTGCAGTTAATGCACAAGTTGCTCTTGAAACAAGCGTCGACAACGACGGAACCCCTATTCAAGGTGGGACTTTGAAAATTGCGGAGGTAGCCGGCGAGCCATTTTCTGGTGCCTTCAGCTCTCTCGTGGCTGACCAATCGACTGACTTAAGCGTCGTGGGTTATATCAACACTGGGCTTTTCGAATATGACGAAAACCTTCAAATTAAGGATACTGGTTTAGCAAGTGCCAAACTAGATCCTGAGAACAAGAAAGTTACCATCACCATTCGTAAAGACCAAAAATGGTCAGATGGCCAACCCCTTACCATTGATGACGTCATCGCGCCTTACTACATTGTCGCTCATAAGGACTACACTGGGATTCGTTACGGAGATGATTTCAAGAATGTAGTCGGGATCGAAGACTACCACGAAGGCAAGACGGATACTATTTCAGGTCTTAAGAAAATTGACGACTATACCTTAGAAATCAGCTATCAAACTTTCTCAGCTTCTATGAAGCAAGTTGGGGGCGGGATTTCTCCATATGTAGAACCTAAACATATTTATGACAAGATTGCCGTTAAGGATATTGCCGATAGCGACCAAGTACGCGTAAATCCAGTCGGTATGGGCCCATTCCGCGTTAAATCTATCACACCAGGTGAAGCCATTGTCTTAGAAGCCAACGAATACTACTTCAAGGGCAAACCAAAAGTTGACGGTGCTGTCATTGAGGTGGTCAACCCATCTACTGCCGTAGCTGAAATGAAGGCTGGCAACTATGACCTGGCTGAATTACCAACTGATGCTTACGACACCTTTAAAGATGCCACCAACTTCAAGACCATTGGGACAGTTGAAAACACCTATTCCTACATCGGCTTCAAGTTCGGTAGCTGGAACAAGGATAAGGAAGAAGTTGAAATGGATACCAGCAAGGTCATCCAACAAAAGGCTTTACGTCAAGCCATGGCTTACGCCTTCGATGCAGATGCTGTCGGTCAACGCTTCTTCAGCGGCCTCCGTTTCCGCGCTAACACCTTGATTCCTTCCCTCTTCAAGAGTGTGCACGCTTCAGATCTTCCTGGCTTCACTTATGACCCAGAAAAATCTAAACAAATCTTAGCTGATGCTGGCTTTGTGGACAAGGACGGGGATGGCTTCGTAGAGGATCCTAACGGTAAGCCATTCACCCTCAAATTCTTAGCTCGTAGCTCAAGTGATATTGCTGAACCACTCTGGTCCTACTTCGTTGACTCTTGGAAGCAAGTAGGGATTAATGTCGAGTTGTTAGACGGTCGTCTCTATGACTTTAACTCCTATGCTGATATGCTCCGTAACGACGATCAATCCTTTGATGTCTTCGAAGGGGCTTGGGGTACCGGTGGTGACCCAAATCCAACTGGTTTCTATAGTAAGAAAGCTCCATTTAACTACGAACGTTGGGCTGACGACAAGAACGAAGAACTGCTAGAAGCCCTCTCTTCTGACAAGGCCTTCGATGAAGCCTACCGTAAGGAAGCCTTCCACGCATGGCAAGCTTACACCAACGAAGAGCTTCCTGCTATTCCTTACCTCTACCGTTACGGTATCCGTTCTGTCAACAACCGTGTTAAACACTATGATGTTGCGAACGGCACAAGCTTCGGGATTGAACAGTTAGAATTGACGGCTGACGAACCAATCAAATAATTTGCCTACTGCCCTAGGCTAGGATTATCACTCATAATCCTAGCCTATTTTTATGTAAACAAAAAAGATGCAAGACTGGAAAGTCCTTGCATCTTCTTTTTGTGTCTTATTCTTTGACAGGTTGATCAGCAGTCAATTCTACTTCTTCCCATTCAGTGCCAGAACCTAGGGTAATATCATAGTGCTTAACCCGGTTGTTGATTGACACGAGTGAGTGACGGTAGAGGGTTGGGATAACAGGCGCTTCGTCGATGACGTATTTTTGCCAATCATCATAGGCTTTCTTACGGGCTGCATCTTCGAAGGCAGCATCAGAGTTAATAGCTGCTAGAAGTTTATCGTTCTCTTCCGTTGCCCAACGCATAGAGTTGAACTGGTTGTCGCGACCAAATTGAGTAGATGGGTTTGGATCGCCCCCTACCCCCATGGCAGCTTGGAAGACATCAATGTCTGCATCCTTATCTAGGAGATCGTAGAAGGTGTTGAACTCAAGCAAACGACCTTCATAGAGTTCAACGTTTACCCCAATTTGTTTCCAAGCATCAACATAGTATTGTGCAATTGGTTCAGCTACATCAGAACCTGACATAGAAGCAAAGGTCAGCTTGAAGCTCTTACCGTTAGGATCTTCTACGAAACCATCGCCATCTTTGTCGACAAAGCCGGCATCTGCCAAGATCTGTTTGGCCTTCTCTGGTTGGTAGGTATAACCTTCGATACTACCATCATTGTAGCTTGCAAACATGGATGGAATTGGAGAGTTAGCCCGCACCCGTAAGCCTTCATAGAAACGTTGGCCAATGGCGTCATTGTCAATAGCGTAACCCATGGCTTGACGGAGCGCTTTATTGGATACTGGCTTACTGTCATCTGGTTGTACTTGCTCTTTTTCCTTATTCCAAGTCCCAACGTGGAAACCAATGTAGCTGTAGACGTTTGTCAGACGACCTAAGGTCTTGAAGTTGCTTGCATCCTTATAGGTGTTGTAGGCATCCTCTGGTAATGACGCGTAGTCATAGTTACCTGCCTTCATTTCTGATACAGCAGTTGAGGCGTTAACTACATCGACTTGTAGGCCTGCTAATTTAGGCTTGCCTTTGTAGTAGTTGTCATTCCGTTCGAAGACAACGGACTCGCCAGGGGTGATGGATTTAACTTTGAAAGGCCCAAAGCCGACTGGATTAGTCCGAACTTGTTCGCTATCTTCAAGATCCTTGATTGGTGTTTTCTCTAAGATGTGCTTAGGTTCGACGTAGGAGGATACCCCACCACCTGATTGGAGCATGGAAGCTGAGAATTCCTTATAGCTAATCTCTAAGGTGTAATCATCTACCTTCTTAAGACCAGAGATGGTGTCAGACTTACCATCATGGTATTCTTCCATCCCGACGACGTTTTTGAAGTCAGAACCATAACGGATACCGGTATAGTCCTTGTGCCCTACTACGTAGTAAGGGTAGATGACGTCTTCAATGGTGAGGGGCTGGCCATCTGTCCAGGTCACGCCTTCCGGAATCTTGATGGTGACTTTCTTATTAGCTTGGTCAAAGGTCAACTTAGCCAAACCAGAATCGTCAATCTTATAGTCGCCATCAGAACCGTAGAGACCTGGGTTGAAGAATTCAGTAATTCTCATGTCATTAGACTTCTCAGCATAGAGGCTACTGAGTGCACCAGAGAAGGGATCCCCAACTAAGGCATATTTGAATACTCCACCATCAATCGCAGTTCCTTCGTTAGTCACTGATAATGGAAGATTGACGCCTTCAGCCACGGCAATAGCTGAAGGCCACATAATGGCGCTGACTGATAAGGCCGTGGCCATGAGGGCAAGATTTTTTCTAAAGGTTTTGTTCATGTTTTTCTCCTCCAAACATAGGTATCATTTTATGATTGAGTTTACTATACTCCTATTCCTATGAAAAAGCAATAGTTTTTTCACCGTTTTTTAATTTTCGTATCATCTTTTTCTTTTGAAAGCCATCAAAGGGCCATTTTCAACACGAATTTTACCCTATCAAAAGTAGAAAGGCTGGGAAGATCCCAGCCTTTTCGTTTACTTATTCTTTTATTGGTGAATCTGCTGTTAACTCTACTTGGTTCCAGTCGAAGTCAACCCCTGGAGTTGCATCATAGTGCTTAATCCGGTTGTTAAAGGATGTTAACTGGTACCGATAGAGGGTTGGCACCATTGGGACTTCATCCATAATGAAGTCTTGCCATTTCTTGAAGGCTTCCTTACGGTAATCCGCGTCAAAGGAAGCATCAGAGCGGATGTCTTTGAGTAAGCTATCATTTTGATCACTAGCATAACGCATATAGTTGAACTGGGCGTTGCGACCAAACATAAAGGCTGGGTTAGGATCCCCACCAAAGCCCATAGCTGCTGAGAAGACATCAATGTCTGCATCTGTCCCTAAGAGATCGTAGAAGGAGTTAAACTCATGCAAACGACCTTCATAGAGTTCGACGTTAATGCCGACTTGCTTCCAAGCATCTACATAATATTGGGCAATTGGCTCAGCCACATCAGTCCCTGACATGGCCAAGTACTTGAGGCTAAATTGATTACCCTTAGGATCTTCTACGAAACCATCGCCATCCTTGTCCACAAAACCTGCATCAGCCAAGATTTGCTTAGCTTTTTCTGGTTGGTAGGTATAGCCTTCACGACTGCTGTCCGCAATATCCTTGAAGGTTGGTGGAATTGGTGAGTTAGCTTGCCAACGTAACCCTTCATAGAAACGCTGACCGATTGCGCCATTGTCCACAGCATATCCCATGGCTTGACGAAGGCTCTTATTATTAATAACCTTGCTTTCGTCCACTTCAACTTCTTGCTTATCAGCATTCCATTTACCTAAATGGAAACCTAGGTATTGGACCGTATTCTCTACTTGTCCAATCGTTTTGAAGTTAGTAGCATCCTTATAGGTGCTGTAAGAATCAGCAGGTAGACTAGCTATGTCATAGTTACCAGCCTTCATCTCAGAAACAGCAGTCGATGCGTTCACCACATCCATTTGAACTGTGTCAATCTTAGGTTTGCCCTTGTAGTAGTATTCATTGGCTTCTAAAATAACAGATTCGCCTGGCGTAATAGACTTGACTTTGAAAGGCCCAAAACCAACTGGTTTCTTACGCACCACATCACTGTCCACCTGTTCCTTAATTGGAATATTCTCATAGGCATGCTTAGGAACCATATAGTTACTTACCCCGCCCCAAGCTTGCAACATGGAGTTAGAGAATTCCTTATAGGTTACTTCCAAGGTATAGTCATCTACCTTCTTCAAACCAGAGATGGTATCAGTGGTACCCGCGTGGTACTCTTCCATCCCTACGACATTTTGGAAGTCAGAACCGTAACGGACACCGGTATAGTCCTTATGACCGATGACATAGTAAGGATAGATAACATCCTCAATAGTCACTGGCTCGCCATCATCCCATTTGGTTCCTTGCGGAATGGTGATGGTTACCTTCTTGTTATCTTTGTCAAACTTAATCTTACCAAAGCCAGAGTCGTCTAACTTATAGTTGGC
This genomic window contains:
- the rnc gene encoding ribonuclease III yields the protein MNRTIRVIEKQLNLTFNKPELIQQAFRHTSYANEQARRHLPHYERLEFLGDAVLELLSSEFLYHSYPNLPEGKLTRMRAQIVQEKSLAYLARQLKFNHFLQLGKGEESSGGRERDSILADCFEAVLGAIYEDQGLEVAKDYLNRVMFSQHQLLLGRVTQDHKTLFQERVQKQGTVQIDYRLKDKQGPAHDQIFTVELYVNDQLIATGQGSSKKQAEMQAAELGMASVDPKTGSLKLPNSTLKKGG
- a CDS encoding oligopeptide ABC transporter substrate-binding protein; protein product: MNHSVLRKAAILGLAAFTLAGTISPAVNAQVALETSVDNDGTPIQGGTLKIAEVAGEPFSGAFSSLVADQSTDLSVVGYINTGLFEYDENLQIKDTGLASAKLDPENKKVTITIRKDQKWSDGQPLTIDDVIAPYYIVAHKDYTGIRYGDDFKNVVGIEDYHEGKTDTISGLKKIDDYTLEISYQTFSASMKQVGGGISPYVEPKHIYDKIAVKDIADSDQVRVNPVGMGPFRVKSITPGEAIVLEANEYYFKGKPKVDGAVIEVVNPSTAVAEMKAGNYDLAELPTDAYDTFKDATNFKTIGTVENTYSYIGFKFGSWNKDKEEVEMDTSKVIQQKALRQAMAYAFDADAVGQRFFSGLRFRANTLIPSLFKSVHASDLPGFTYDPEKSKQILADAGFVDKDGDGFVEDPNGKPFTLKFLARSSSDIAEPLWSYFVDSWKQVGINVELLDGRLYDFNSYADMLRNDDQSFDVFEGAWGTGGDPNPTGFYSKKAPFNYERWADDKNEELLEALSSDKAFDEAYRKEAFHAWQAYTNEELPAIPYLYRYGIRSVNNRVKHYDVANGTSFGIEQLELTADEPIK
- a CDS encoding oligopeptide ABC transporter substrate-binding protein, with amino-acid sequence MNKTFRKNLALMATALSVSAIMWPSAIAVAEGVNLPLSVTNEGTAIDGGVFKYALVGDPFSGALSSLYAEKSNDMRITEFFNPGLYGSDGDYKIDDSGLAKLTFDQANKKVTIKIPEGVTWTDGQPLTIEDVIYPYYVVGHKDYTGIRYGSDFKNVVGMEEYHDGKSDTISGLKKVDDYTLEISYKEFSASMLQSGGGVSSYVEPKHILEKTPIKDLEDSEQVRTNPVGFGPFKVKSITPGESVVFERNDNYYKGKPKLAGLQVDVVNASTAVSEMKAGNYDYASLPEDAYNTYKDASNFKTLGRLTNVYSYIGFHVGTWNKEKEQVQPDDSKPVSNKALRQAMGYAIDNDAIGQRFYEGLRVRANSPIPSMFASYNDGSIEGYTYQPEKAKQILADAGFVDKDGDGFVEDPNGKSFKLTFASMSGSDVAEPIAQYYVDAWKQIGVNVELYEGRLLEFNTFYDLLDKDADIDVFQAAMGVGGDPNPSTQFGRDNQFNSMRWATEENDKLLAAINSDAAFEDAARKKAYDDWQKYVIDEAPVIPTLYRHSLVSINNRVKHYDITLGSGTEWEEVELTADQPVKE
- a CDS encoding oligopeptide ABC transporter substrate-binding protein; translation: MKSRISKSLTALVAGLSVVGVLAPWASAQAQDANLSTVIDNEGTPISGGALKYAMVGDPFSGVLSPLYSDNGKDYEIVGMFSPNLFGNDANYKLDDSGFGKIKFDKDNKKVTITIPQGTKWDDGEPVTIEDVIYPYYVIGHKDYTGVRYGSDFQNVVGMEEYHAGTTDTISGLKKVDDYTLEVTYKEFSNSMLQAWGGVSNYMVPKHAYENIPIKEQVDSDVVRKKPVGFGPFKVKSITPGESVILEANEYYYKGKPKIDTVQMDVVNASTAVSEMKAGNYDIASLPADSYSTYKDATNFKTIGQVENTVQYLGFHLGKWNADKQEVEVDESKVINNKSLRQAMGYAVDNGAIGQRFYEGLRWQANSPIPPTFKDIADSSREGYTYQPEKAKQILADAGFVDKDGDGFVEDPKGNQFSLKYLAMSGTDVAEPIAQYYVDAWKQVGINVELYEGRLHEFNSFYDLLGTDADIDVFSAAMGFGGDPNPAFMFGRNAQFNYMRYASDQNDSLLKDIRSDASFDADYRKEAFKKWQDFIMDEVPMVPTLYRYQLTSFNNRIKHYDATPGVDFDWNQVELTADSPIKE